A part of Agromyces protaetiae genomic DNA contains:
- the ruvX gene encoding Holliday junction resolvase RuvX has product MRSGVRLGVDVGRARVGIARSDSGAILAVPVETVARSAEGDDDIRRILAIADEYDAFEFVVGHPLSLSGAATPSTDDAVAFAGRLAAAAGEQRPVRLVDERMSTVTAQQHLRAAGKKARQQRPIVDQAAAVIILQHALDAERASGAAPGRVLTPDEGSPSL; this is encoded by the coding sequence ATGCGTTCCGGTGTCCGGCTCGGCGTCGACGTCGGTCGGGCGCGGGTCGGCATAGCCCGGAGCGACTCGGGTGCGATCCTCGCGGTTCCCGTCGAGACCGTCGCACGCAGCGCCGAAGGCGATGACGACATCCGTCGCATCCTCGCGATCGCCGACGAGTACGACGCGTTCGAGTTCGTCGTGGGACATCCGCTCTCGCTGTCGGGGGCGGCGACGCCCTCGACCGACGACGCCGTCGCCTTCGCGGGTCGACTCGCGGCCGCTGCGGGGGAGCAGCGACCCGTTCGCCTGGTCGACGAGCGCATGTCGACCGTGACGGCGCAGCAGCACCTCCGTGCCGCCGGGAAGAAGGCTCGCCAGCAACGTCCCATTGTCGATCAAGCCGCAGCCGTTATCATTCTGCAACATGCACTCGACGCCGAACGTGCGTCGGGTGCCGCACCCGGACGGGTGCTCACCCCCGACGAAGGGTCCCCATCCCTGTGA
- the mltG gene encoding endolytic transglycosylase MltG has translation MTQFPSEPREPQDDRATSDWHALLNGDLRRRATATQTGPTAAVQPLPEAPQSGMPGVVPAGAPTASTTGPSGQPMTRREMREAEQRRQAEAEAAEALANASTGIQAPSPDEAPIVHPELASLVSPETGPVDPARPSRADRRAAASSVYDPHEPEKPHKRRGPWGCLIGLLVVAALVAGAFFFLQGPIASIMAKFEPTPDYTGQGTGEVLFQVHEGDSGGTIGERLVADDVVKSEKAFLEAIDASPTEAVFYPGVFKLASQMSAKSALAALLDDSNRMENTVLLREGIWAKNALAEASAALSIPLEDLQAAASNPQALGLPAGATSVEGFLFPATYTFNPGVTAQEVVQTMIDRSLQEFDAAGVAPDDRLRVATIASLVEREGLPQDFGKVSRVIQNRLDQGMLLQFDSTVHYGIGDDSVVTTTDAERADESNPYNTYVHAGLPPGPIGNPGAAAIAAALNPEAGDWLYFVTVDPSTGETVFTNNIDDHEAAAERFYQWLEDHPDYGN, from the coding sequence GTGACTCAGTTCCCCTCTGAGCCCCGCGAACCGCAGGACGACCGAGCGACCTCCGACTGGCACGCGCTGCTGAACGGCGATCTCCGTCGCCGTGCGACCGCGACGCAGACCGGTCCGACCGCGGCCGTGCAGCCGTTGCCGGAGGCGCCGCAGTCCGGCATGCCCGGCGTCGTGCCTGCGGGCGCGCCCACGGCGTCCACGACCGGACCCTCGGGCCAGCCGATGACCCGGCGCGAGATGCGCGAGGCCGAGCAGCGGCGCCAGGCCGAAGCCGAGGCCGCCGAGGCGCTCGCGAATGCCTCCACGGGCATCCAGGCACCATCGCCCGACGAGGCGCCCATCGTGCATCCCGAGCTCGCGTCGCTCGTCTCGCCCGAAACGGGGCCGGTCGACCCCGCGCGGCCGAGCCGCGCCGATCGGCGCGCGGCCGCGTCATCCGTCTACGACCCGCACGAACCCGAGAAGCCGCACAAGCGTCGTGGACCCTGGGGCTGTCTCATCGGCCTGCTCGTCGTCGCAGCGCTCGTCGCGGGCGCGTTCTTCTTCCTCCAGGGGCCGATCGCGTCGATCATGGCGAAGTTCGAGCCCACGCCCGACTACACGGGCCAGGGGACGGGTGAGGTGCTCTTCCAGGTGCACGAGGGCGACAGCGGCGGCACGATCGGCGAGCGGCTCGTCGCCGACGATGTCGTCAAGTCCGAGAAGGCATTCCTCGAGGCGATCGACGCATCGCCGACAGAGGCGGTCTTCTACCCGGGCGTCTTCAAGCTCGCGTCGCAGATGAGCGCGAAGTCGGCGCTCGCGGCGCTCCTCGACGACTCGAACCGCATGGAGAACACGGTCCTGCTCCGCGAGGGCATCTGGGCGAAGAACGCCCTGGCCGAGGCATCCGCAGCGCTCAGCATTCCGCTCGAAGACCTGCAGGCGGCCGCCTCGAACCCGCAGGCGCTCGGGCTCCCTGCGGGGGCGACGAGCGTCGAGGGCTTCCTCTTCCCGGCGACCTACACGTTCAACCCGGGTGTGACCGCGCAAGAGGTCGTGCAGACGATGATCGATCGCTCGCTGCAGGAATTCGACGCCGCGGGCGTCGCCCCCGACGACCGGCTGCGGGTCGCGACGATCGCCTCGCTCGTCGAGCGCGAAGGGCTGCCGCAGGACTTCGGCAAGGTGTCGCGCGTCATCCAGAACCGCCTCGACCAGGGGATGCTCCTGCAGTTCGACTCGACCGTGCACTACGGCATCGGCGACGACTCGGTCGTCACGACGACCGACGCCGAGCGTGCCGACGAATCGAACCCGTACAACACGTACGTGCACGCGGGACTCCCGCCGGGGCCGATCGGCAACCCGGGTGCCGCGGCCATCGCGGCTGCACTGAACCCCGAAGCGGGCGACTGGCTGTACTTCGTGACCGTCGACCCGTCGACGGGCGAGACGGTGTTCACGAACAACATCGACGACCACGAGGCGGCCGCCGAGCGCTTCTACCAGTGGCTCGAAGACCACCCCGACTACGGCAACTGA
- a CDS encoding shikimate dehydrogenase — MTFPDPRVPRNLAVLGSPIAHSKSPRLHAAAYAVLGLPWRYTAMEAVGADLPRLIDGLDASWRGLSLTMPLKVDVIPLVDELDRVAALTGAVNTVRFTDDGRRLGFNTDVDGLARALGEAGRGSVGRGALVGGGATAASALVALADLGARSVDVYVRTPARADSLVDLGRECGTVVEVHPLEGLVTARPVDVVVGALAGGAVIDVEASEEIRRESLLFEVAYDPWPSALVRSWREAGGEVVHGLGMLLHQALLQVRIFVLGDPFEELPDEASVLAAMRAAIA; from the coding sequence ATGACGTTCCCCGACCCGCGCGTGCCGCGGAACCTCGCCGTGCTCGGCTCGCCGATCGCGCACTCGAAGAGTCCGCGGCTGCACGCGGCCGCTTACGCCGTTCTCGGACTGCCGTGGCGGTACACCGCGATGGAAGCGGTCGGCGCCGATCTGCCCAGGCTCATCGACGGTCTGGATGCCTCGTGGCGCGGCCTTTCGCTCACGATGCCGCTCAAGGTCGACGTCATCCCGCTCGTCGACGAACTCGATCGCGTCGCAGCCCTCACCGGCGCGGTCAACACCGTGCGGTTCACCGACGACGGTCGGCGCCTCGGCTTCAACACCGACGTCGACGGGCTCGCCCGGGCACTCGGCGAGGCCGGCCGCGGTTCCGTCGGCAGGGGAGCACTCGTAGGCGGCGGCGCCACCGCGGCCTCGGCGCTCGTCGCGCTCGCAGACCTCGGCGCGCGCTCGGTCGACGTGTACGTGCGCACGCCCGCACGGGCGGACTCCCTCGTCGATCTCGGGCGGGAGTGCGGCACGGTCGTCGAGGTGCATCCGCTGGAGGGGCTCGTGACTGCGCGCCCGGTCGACGTGGTCGTCGGCGCCCTCGCGGGCGGAGCGGTGATCGACGTCGAGGCATCCGAGGAGATCCGCCGTGAGTCGCTGCTCTTCGAGGTCGCCTACGATCCGTGGCCGTCGGCGCTCGTGCGCTCGTGGCGCGAGGCGGGCGGCGAGGTCGTCCACGGGCTCGGGATGCTCCTGCACCAAGCGCTTCTGCAGGTCCGCATCTTCGTGCTGGGGGATCCGTTCGAGGAGCTTCCCGACGAGGCATCCGTGCTCGCGGCCATGCGCGCGGCGATCGCGTAG
- the aroC gene encoding chorismate synthase, translated as MLRWLTAGESHGPELVAIIEGLPAGIPVSLDAVRADLARRKLGYGRGARMKFEQDELDFSGGVRHGLTMGGPVALRVGNTEWPKWEEVMSPEPIDPAKLGRGRGALLTRPRPGHADLVGMQKYDFDEARPVLERASARETAARVALGAVARAFLGELGIRLVAHTLSIGPVRVPEGSPLPTPDDVDRLDADPLRCFDEATSALMVAEIDDAHKTGDTLGGVVEVLAYGLPPGLGSYVHWDRRLDAQLAGALMGIQAIKGVEVGDGFLTTTRRGSQAHDELHLADGQIVRTSDRAGGTEGGMSTGTVLRVRAGMKPIATVPHSLPTVDVATGEPAAAHHQRSDVCAVPAAGVVAEAMVALVLANSVLEKFGGDSIGETRRNLESYLAAIPEALRTAGTADVDRV; from the coding sequence ATGCTTCGTTGGCTCACTGCCGGTGAGTCGCACGGCCCCGAACTGGTCGCGATCATCGAGGGTCTCCCCGCCGGCATCCCCGTCTCGCTCGACGCCGTGCGCGCCGATCTCGCACGCCGCAAACTCGGCTACGGCCGCGGTGCGCGCATGAAGTTCGAGCAAGACGAACTCGACTTCTCGGGCGGTGTCCGCCACGGTCTCACGATGGGCGGCCCGGTCGCCCTGCGCGTCGGCAACACCGAATGGCCCAAGTGGGAAGAGGTGATGAGCCCCGAGCCCATCGACCCCGCGAAGCTCGGTCGTGGGCGCGGCGCACTCCTCACCCGGCCCCGCCCGGGTCACGCCGACCTCGTGGGCATGCAGAAGTACGACTTCGACGAGGCGCGGCCTGTGCTCGAGCGCGCGAGCGCGCGCGAGACCGCGGCACGCGTCGCCCTCGGTGCCGTCGCACGGGCGTTCCTCGGCGAGCTCGGCATCCGCCTCGTCGCCCACACGCTCTCGATCGGCCCCGTCCGCGTGCCCGAAGGTTCGCCGCTGCCGACGCCCGACGACGTCGACCGACTCGACGCCGATCCGCTGCGCTGCTTCGACGAGGCCACGTCGGCGCTCATGGTCGCCGAGATCGACGACGCACACAAGACCGGCGACACCCTCGGAGGCGTCGTCGAGGTGCTCGCCTACGGCCTGCCGCCGGGGCTCGGGTCGTACGTCCACTGGGACCGCCGCCTCGATGCGCAGCTGGCGGGCGCGCTCATGGGCATCCAGGCGATCAAGGGCGTCGAAGTCGGCGACGGCTTCCTCACGACGACTCGCCGCGGGTCACAGGCGCACGACGAACTGCACTTGGCCGACGGGCAGATCGTGCGCACCAGCGATCGTGCGGGCGGTACCGAGGGCGGCATGTCGACGGGCACGGTGCTCCGCGTCCGCGCGGGCATGAAGCCCATCGCCACCGTGCCGCACTCGCTCCCGACGGTCGACGTCGCCACGGGCGAGCCCGCAGCCGCGCACCACCAGCGCTCCGATGTGTGCGCGGTGCCCGCCGCGGGCGTCGTCGCCGAGGCGATGGTCGCGCTCGTGCTCGCGAACTCGGTGCTCGAGAAGTTCGGCGGCGACTCGATCGGCGAGACCCGTCGCAACCTCGAGTCTTACCTCGCCGCGATCCCTGAGGCGCTTCGCACGGCGGGCACGGCCGACGTCGACCGTGTCTGA
- a CDS encoding shikimate kinase, with protein sequence MSETRRDQVPGAVRPARTVVLIGPMGAGKSRIGHRLASELGLPFVDTDQRIVAGHGPIPEIFARDGEHEFRRIEREAVAAAIREQAVVALGGGAVLHPDTRTDLETLQAVTVVLLRVDADAVEARLAGGGRPLLEQGGIERWTQILAEREPVYTALADIDVDTSRRPVARIVEDITGRLGASE encoded by the coding sequence GTGTCTGAGACGCGGCGCGACCAGGTACCCGGCGCGGTCCGCCCCGCACGCACCGTCGTGCTCATCGGGCCGATGGGCGCAGGCAAGTCGCGGATCGGGCACCGACTCGCGTCCGAACTCGGCCTGCCGTTCGTCGACACCGACCAGCGGATCGTCGCCGGCCACGGCCCGATCCCCGAGATCTTCGCGCGCGACGGCGAGCACGAATTCCGGCGGATCGAGCGCGAGGCGGTCGCCGCGGCGATCCGCGAGCAGGCCGTGGTGGCGCTCGGCGGCGGGGCCGTCCTGCACCCCGACACGCGAACCGACCTCGAGACGCTGCAGGCCGTCACGGTCGTGCTTCTGCGTGTGGATGCCGACGCGGTCGAAGCCCGGCTCGCGGGAGGCGGCAGGCCGCTGCTCGAGCAGGGCGGCATCGAGCGCTGGACGCAGATCCTCGCCGAACGCGAGCCCGTGTACACGGCACTCGCCGACATCGACGTCGACACCTCGCGCCGCCCGGTCGCGCGGATCGTCGAGGACATCACCGGGCGGTTGGGAGCATCCGAATGA
- the aroB gene encoding 3-dehydroquinate synthase, with amino-acid sequence MSEDATNEARAGSSRLTVEGEGASSRTVIRVGSETSGYDVVIGRGVVGELGDALGDGARKVLLVHPPTLGAKATAIREALVDRFEVILAEIPDAEAGKRVEVAAFCWQILGQADFTRTDAIVGLGGGAATDVAGFVAATWLRGVRIVQVPTTVLGMVDAAVGGKTGINTNEGKNLVGAFHEPAAVLCDLELLDTLPKNEILAGFAEVAKAGFIRYPEILDLIEADVDVVTDPQTPEFRRAIELAILMKAEVVSEDFKEAGLREILNYGHTLGHAVEHAERYQWRHGAAIGVGMAFVAELARLSGRLSDEVADRHKRVLDLLSLPTSYPAGRWNTLLATMQRDKKARAGQLRFIVLDDLAKPTVMHAPDTSLLFAAYQEIAS; translated from the coding sequence ATGAGCGAGGACGCGACGAACGAGGCGCGGGCAGGGTCGAGCCGACTCACGGTCGAAGGCGAGGGCGCGTCCTCCCGCACCGTCATCCGGGTCGGCTCCGAGACATCCGGCTACGACGTCGTCATCGGCCGCGGCGTCGTCGGCGAACTCGGCGACGCGCTCGGCGACGGCGCACGCAAGGTGCTGCTCGTGCACCCGCCGACGCTCGGCGCGAAGGCGACGGCGATCCGCGAGGCGCTCGTCGACCGCTTCGAGGTGATCCTCGCCGAGATCCCCGACGCCGAGGCGGGCAAGCGCGTCGAGGTCGCGGCGTTCTGCTGGCAGATCCTCGGCCAGGCCGACTTCACACGCACCGACGCGATCGTCGGCCTCGGCGGGGGAGCGGCGACCGACGTCGCGGGATTCGTCGCCGCGACGTGGCTCCGCGGAGTGCGCATCGTGCAGGTGCCGACGACGGTGCTCGGCATGGTCGACGCGGCCGTCGGCGGCAAGACCGGCATCAACACGAACGAGGGCAAGAACCTCGTCGGGGCGTTCCACGAGCCCGCCGCAGTGCTGTGCGACCTCGAACTGCTCGACACCCTCCCGAAGAACGAGATCCTCGCCGGCTTCGCCGAGGTCGCGAAAGCGGGGTTCATCCGCTACCCCGAGATCCTCGACCTCATCGAGGCCGACGTCGACGTCGTGACCGACCCGCAGACGCCCGAGTTCCGGCGCGCGATCGAGCTCGCGATCCTCATGAAAGCAGAGGTCGTCTCCGAGGACTTCAAAGAGGCGGGCCTGCGCGAGATCCTGAACTACGGGCACACGCTCGGGCACGCCGTCGAACACGCCGAGCGCTACCAGTGGCGTCACGGCGCCGCGATCGGCGTCGGGATGGCGTTCGTCGCCGAGCTCGCGCGGCTCTCGGGGCGGCTCTCCGACGAGGTCGCCGACCGCCACAAGCGCGTGCTCGACCTGCTGAGCCTGCCGACCAGCTACCCGGCGGGCCGCTGGAACACCCTCCTCGCGACGATGCAGCGCGACAAGAAGGCGCGCGCGGGGCAGTTGCGCTTCATCGTGCTCGACGACCTCGCGAAGCCCACGGTCATGCACGCGCCCGACACGTCGCTGCTCTTCGCCGCGTACCAAGAGATCGCCTCGTGA
- a CDS encoding type II 3-dehydroquinate dehydratase, which produces MTTTILVLNGPNLGRLGSREPEVYGSDTLADIGAKLEASVPDDVVIDLRQTDDEGVLIGWIHEAVDRGTPVVLNPAAFTHYSYGLRDAAALLKQAGIPLVEVHLSNPHTRETFRHTSVISGVASGVIAGFGAESYRLAIDWLLRPHG; this is translated from the coding sequence GTGACCACGACGATCCTCGTCCTCAACGGACCGAACCTCGGCAGGCTGGGCTCGCGTGAGCCCGAGGTGTACGGGAGCGACACGCTCGCCGACATCGGCGCGAAGCTCGAGGCATCCGTGCCCGACGACGTCGTGATCGACCTGCGCCAGACCGACGACGAAGGCGTGCTCATCGGCTGGATCCACGAGGCCGTCGACCGGGGCACGCCCGTCGTGCTCAACCCGGCCGCGTTCACGCACTACAGCTACGGGCTCCGCGACGCTGCGGCGCTCCTGAAGCAAGCCGGCATCCCGCTCGTCGAAGTGCACCTCTCGAACCCGCACACGCGTGAGACGTTCCGCCACACGAGCGTGATCTCGGGGGTGGCTTCCGGTGTCATCGCGGGCTTCGGAGCCGAGTCGTACCGCCTCGCGATCGACTGGCTTCTGCGTCCTCACGGCTGA
- the efp gene encoding elongation factor P, whose product MASTADIKNGVVLSIDGQLWSVIEFQHVKPGKGGAFVRTKLKNVVSGKVVDRTYNAGAKIDIENVDRRDFTYLYNDGDGFVFMDATDYDQITVPAATVGDAANFMLENQQVTIALNNGNPLYVDLPASVVLEITYTEPGLQGDRSTGGTKPATVETGYEIQVPLFLETGTKVKVDTRTGDYLGRVND is encoded by the coding sequence ATGGCATCGACCGCAGACATCAAGAACGGCGTCGTCCTCAGCATCGACGGACAGCTCTGGAGCGTCATCGAGTTCCAGCACGTCAAGCCGGGCAAGGGCGGTGCGTTCGTCCGCACGAAGCTCAAGAACGTCGTCTCGGGCAAGGTCGTCGACCGCACGTACAACGCCGGCGCGAAGATCGACATCGAGAACGTCGACCGCCGCGACTTCACCTACCTGTACAACGACGGCGACGGCTTCGTCTTCATGGACGCGACCGACTACGACCAGATCACCGTCCCCGCGGCCACCGTCGGCGACGCCGCGAACTTCATGCTCGAGAACCAGCAGGTCACGATCGCCCTCAACAACGGCAACCCGCTCTACGTCGACCTCCCCGCGTCGGTCGTGCTCGAGATCACGTACACCGAGCCGGGCCTGCAGGGCGACCGCTCGACGGGCGGCACGAAGCCCGCGACCGTCGAGACCGGCTACGAGATCCAGGTGCCGCTCTTCCTCGAGACCGGCACGAAGGTCAAGGTCGACACCCGCACGGGCGACTACCTCGGCCGCGTGAACGACTAG
- the nusB gene encoding transcription antitermination factor NusB, whose amino-acid sequence MSARTKARKRALDMLYSADMRQVPVAQVLVAEAERAAGEPERQASWLYAREIVDGIVDHAEEIDELISTHARGWTLERMPAVDRALLRIGAWEILYNDEVPDPVAISEAVEAATVLSTEDSAGFVNGLLAAISHSKG is encoded by the coding sequence GTGAGCGCCCGCACGAAGGCGCGCAAGCGCGCCCTCGACATGCTGTACTCGGCAGACATGCGCCAGGTGCCCGTGGCACAGGTGCTCGTCGCCGAGGCCGAGCGTGCCGCGGGCGAGCCCGAGCGCCAGGCGTCTTGGCTCTATGCGCGCGAGATCGTCGACGGCATCGTCGACCACGCAGAAGAGATCGACGAGCTCATCTCGACGCATGCGCGCGGGTGGACGCTCGAGCGCATGCCCGCGGTCGACCGCGCCCTGCTCCGTATCGGCGCGTGGGAGATCCTCTACAACGACGAGGTGCCCGACCCGGTCGCGATCTCCGAGGCCGTCGAGGCGGCCACGGTGCTCTCCACCGAAGACTCGGCAGGGTTCGTCAACGGGCTCCTCGCGGCGATCTCGCACTCGAAGGGCTGA
- a CDS encoding DsbA family protein translates to MMRKWGRSITAAGVLVAALVLAGCASGGDTSGGGNGGGATQTVAPGDLPTGVEGAAHFDDFALVVGDGDIDVRLWFDPRCPVCGHFEEAAGERIAALVDDGTITYSLHPMNFLDRASQGTRYSSRAGSALTCVAVEQPELVLDSLKAIYDAIPPEGTAGLENAEITSVLVDGGVDAGIGDCVDAETYTAWVQASNDAALAGIEGADISAIQGTPTLIVNGTAYRGDVIDTEAIVAFITSGGQS, encoded by the coding sequence ATGATGCGCAAGTGGGGACGATCGATCACGGCGGCGGGAGTTCTCGTCGCGGCACTGGTGCTCGCAGGCTGTGCAAGCGGCGGGGACACCAGCGGCGGCGGGAACGGCGGCGGCGCGACGCAGACCGTCGCACCCGGCGACCTGCCCACGGGCGTCGAAGGCGCCGCGCACTTCGACGACTTCGCGCTCGTCGTGGGCGACGGCGACATCGACGTGCGCCTGTGGTTCGATCCGCGCTGCCCCGTCTGCGGGCACTTCGAGGAGGCCGCGGGCGAGCGGATCGCGGCGCTCGTCGACGACGGCACGATCACCTACTCACTCCACCCGATGAACTTCCTCGACCGTGCTTCGCAGGGCACCCGCTACTCGTCGCGCGCCGGATCGGCGCTCACCTGCGTCGCCGTCGAACAGCCCGAACTCGTGCTCGACTCGCTCAAGGCGATCTACGACGCCATCCCGCCCGAGGGGACCGCGGGGCTGGAGAACGCCGAGATCACGAGCGTGCTCGTGGACGGCGGAGTCGACGCGGGCATCGGCGACTGCGTCGACGCCGAGACGTATACGGCGTGGGTCCAGGCGTCCAACGACGCCGCGCTCGCGGGCATCGAAGGAGCCGACATCTCGGCGATCCAGGGCACGCCGACGCTCATCGTGAACGGGACCGCGTACCGCGGCGACGTGATCGACACCGAGGCGATCGTCGCGTTCATCACGTCGGGCGGGCAGAGCTGA
- a CDS encoding DoxX family membrane protein: MSSVPAAPGIQPVGLPPVPAVTFGIFDRLRAAEAGLKTFLEKWSVGALRVSLGLVFVVFGALKFIPGASPLESLVEQTWGVLTFGIVGGQLALILTAIIETTAGVLLVSGKFARVGLVVLALAFVGILSPIAFFPGELFTETGPTLLGQYIVKNVVLIAAALVVASKVLRGPARR, encoded by the coding sequence ATGTCCTCTGTCCCCGCCGCTCCCGGCATCCAACCGGTCGGCCTTCCGCCGGTCCCCGCCGTCACGTTCGGCATCTTCGACCGGCTCCGTGCCGCAGAGGCCGGACTCAAGACGTTCCTCGAGAAGTGGAGCGTCGGCGCACTGCGCGTCTCGCTCGGCCTCGTGTTCGTCGTGTTCGGCGCCCTCAAATTCATCCCGGGCGCGAGCCCGCTCGAGTCGCTCGTCGAGCAGACGTGGGGCGTGCTGACGTTCGGCATCGTCGGCGGGCAGCTCGCGCTCATCCTGACGGCGATCATCGAGACGACCGCGGGCGTGCTGCTCGTCTCGGGCAAGTTCGCCCGCGTCGGCCTCGTCGTCCTCGCACTCGCGTTCGTCGGGATCCTCTCGCCGATCGCGTTCTTCCCGGGAGAGCTCTTCACCGAGACCGGTCCGACACTCCTCGGCCAGTACATCGTGAAGAACGTCGTGCTCATCGCCGCGGCGCTCGTCGTCGCCTCGAAGGTGCTCCGCGGGCCTGCGCGCCGGTGA
- the pyrR gene encoding bifunctional pyr operon transcriptional regulator/uracil phosphoribosyltransferase PyrR — translation MMARAVLNQADITRALTRISHEILESNRGASDLVILGIPTRGVALAHRIAETISRIEPSSPSPAELAGALDVTMYRDDLGRTRTRTPHPTELPADGIDGKTVVLVDDVLYSGRTIRAALDALADLGRAKAVRLAVLVDRGHREYPIRADFVGKNLPSSKHERINVHLDEIDGEDVVTIEGGDE, via the coding sequence CTGATGGCACGCGCCGTGCTCAACCAGGCTGACATCACGCGGGCGTTGACCCGCATCTCGCACGAGATCCTCGAATCCAATCGCGGAGCATCCGATCTCGTCATACTCGGCATCCCCACTCGCGGAGTCGCGCTCGCGCACCGCATCGCCGAGACCATCTCACGCATCGAACCCTCGTCGCCGTCGCCCGCAGAGCTCGCCGGCGCTCTCGACGTGACGATGTACCGCGACGACCTCGGGCGCACGCGCACGCGCACGCCGCACCCGACCGAGCTGCCCGCCGACGGCATCGACGGCAAGACCGTCGTCCTCGTCGACGACGTGCTCTACTCGGGCCGCACGATCCGCGCCGCGCTCGACGCCCTCGCCGACCTCGGCCGCGCGAAGGCCGTCCGCCTCGCCGTGCTCGTCGACCGGGGCCACCGCGAATACCCGATCCGGGCCGACTTCGTGGGCAAGAACCTCCCGAGCTCGAAGCACGAGCGCATCAACGTGCACCTCGACGAGATCGACGGCGAAGACGTCGTCACGATCGAAGGCGGCGACGAATGA
- a CDS encoding aspartate carbamoyltransferase catalytic subunit produces the protein MRHLLDTRTLSRDDAIALLDIAEDMAAVQDREVKKLPTLRGKTVVNLFFEDSTRTRISFEAAAKRLSADVINFSAKGSSVSKGESLKDTAQTLQAMGADGVVIRHPSSGAPQLLATSGWIDAGVVNAGDGTHEHPTQALLDAFTIRRRLHGTASRGRDLDGVRGVIVGDILHSRVARSNVWLLATLGAHVTLVAPPTLLPVSTAAWPAEITYDLDAALAQKPDVVMMLRVQAERMQGAFFPNSREYARTWGLDDARFAQVADTTMVMHPGPMNRGLEIAARVADSPQSTVREQVANGVSVRMAALYLLLSGERSEA, from the coding sequence ATGAGGCACCTCCTCGACACGCGCACCCTCTCGCGCGACGACGCGATCGCACTCCTCGACATCGCGGAAGACATGGCCGCCGTCCAGGACCGCGAGGTCAAGAAGCTCCCGACGCTCCGCGGCAAGACCGTCGTCAACCTCTTCTTCGAAGACTCGACGCGCACCCGCATCTCGTTCGAGGCCGCGGCCAAGCGGCTCTCGGCCGACGTCATCAACTTCAGCGCCAAGGGCTCGAGTGTCTCGAAGGGCGAGAGCCTGAAGGACACCGCGCAGACCCTGCAGGCGATGGGCGCCGACGGCGTCGTCATCCGGCACCCGTCCTCGGGTGCGCCGCAGCTGCTCGCGACGAGCGGGTGGATCGACGCGGGCGTCGTCAACGCGGGCGACGGCACGCACGAGCACCCCACCCAGGCGCTCCTCGACGCGTTCACGATCCGTCGCCGACTCCACGGCACCGCGTCGCGCGGGCGCGACCTCGACGGCGTCCGGGGCGTCATCGTCGGAGACATCCTGCACTCGCGCGTGGCGCGCTCGAACGTGTGGCTCCTCGCGACGCTGGGCGCCCATGTGACGCTCGTCGCGCCGCCCACCCTGCTGCCCGTCTCGACGGCCGCGTGGCCCGCCGAGATCACCTACGACCTCGACGCCGCGCTCGCGCAGAAGCCCGACGTCGTCATGATGCTCCGCGTCCAGGCGGAGCGCATGCAGGGCGCGTTTTTCCCGAACAGCCGCGAATACGCACGTACCTGGGGTCTCGACGATGCCAGGTTCGCCCAGGTTGCGGACACTACGATGGTCATGCACCCCGGCCCGATGAACCGAGGCCTCGAGATCGCTGCGCGCGTCGCCGATTCGCCGCAGTCCACGGTGCGCGAGCAGGTCGCGAACGGAGTATCAGTGAGAATGGCCGCCCTCTATCTGCTGCTGTCCGGAGAACGGAGCGAGGCATGA